One stretch of Centroberyx gerrardi isolate f3 chromosome 13, fCenGer3.hap1.cur.20231027, whole genome shotgun sequence DNA includes these proteins:
- the LOC139932657 gene encoding ankyrin repeat domain-containing protein 13C-like: MTGEKIRTMRKDHNKPNKNDDIMDTYDESSNGTIPNGTSNTFKSNKAFQKSIKPLALQQQQLSNINANNINANSIGTIVDDNNKNPIILTNEDLEFPVHECVFKGDVRRLSSLIRTHSISQKDVHGNTPLHLAVMLGHKECALLLLAHNAPVKIKNAQGWSPLAEAISYGDRQMITAILRKLKQQSRESVEDKRPKLLKALRELGDFYLELHWDFQSWVPLLSRMLPSDACKIYKQGINIRLDTTLIDFTDMKCQRGDLSFIFNGDATPSQSFVVLDNEAKVYQRIHHEESEMETEEEVDILMSSDVYSATLSTKSITFSRSQIGWLFREDKTERVGNFLADFYAVNGLVLESRKRREHLSEEDILRNKAIMESLSKGGSISEQNFEPVRRQSLTAPAPNTISWEEYITAEHGKPPHLGRELVCKESKKNFKATVAMSQDFPLGIESLLNVLEVIAPFKHFNKLREFVQMKLPPGFPVKLDIPVFPTITATVTFQEFRYDEFEESIFSIPAEYKEDPSRFPDL, encoded by the exons ATGACAGGGGAGAAGATACGCACCATGCGAAAAGACcacaacaaaccaaacaaaaatgACGATATAATGGACACTTACGATGAGTCTTCAAACGGGACTATCCCTAACGGTACCAGTAACACTTTTAAATCAAACAAGGCTtttcaaaaatcaataaaacctTTGGCGCTCCAGCAGCAACAGCTGTCAAACATCAATGCAAACAACATAAATGCCAATTCAATTGGCACCATTGTCGATGATAACAACAAGAACCCAATCATCCTGACCAATGAGGACTTGGAGTTCCCAGTGCATGAATGCGTGTTCAAGGGAGATGTGCGTCGGCTCTCTTCTCTCATCAGGACCCATAGCATCTCTCAGAAGGATGTACATG GAAACACACCTCTTCATCTAGCTGTGATGCTGGGCCACAAAG aATGTGCCCTCCTACTTCTGGCCCATAATGCACCTGTAAAGATAAAGAATGCACAAGGATGGAGCCCTCTTGCAGAAGCGATCAGCTATGGTGACAGGCAAATGA TCACAGCAATACTGCGGAAGTTAAAGCAGCAGTCCAGAGAGAGTGTGGAGGATAAGAGGCCGAAACTACTAAAAGCTCTCAGAGAG CTTGGTGACTTTTATCTGGAGCTGCATTGGGATTTTCAGAGCTGGG TGCCTTTGTTGTCCCGGATGTTGCCATCTGATGCTTGTAAGATCTACAAGCAGGGAATCAATATCAG ACTCGACACCACTCTCATAGACTTCACTGATATGAAGTGTCAGCGCGGAGATCTTAGCTTCATTTTCAATGGAGATGCTACACCCTCCCAGTCTTTCGTGGTCCTGGACAATGAAGCAAAAGTGTACCAAAGAATACACCATGAG GAGTCAGAGATGGAGACTGAAGAAGAGGTGGATATTCTGATGAGCAGTGACGTCTACTCCGCCACTCTGTCTACCAAGTCTATCACTTTCTCCCGTAGTCAGATCGGATGGCTCTTCAGAGAGGACAAAACT GAGAGGGTTGGGAACTTCCTGGCTGACTTCTATGCAGTGAACGGTCTGGTGCTGGAGTCCAGGAAACGGCGAGAGCACCTGAGTGAAGAGGACATCTTGAGGAACAAAGCCATCATGGAGAGCTTGAGTAAAGGAGGCAGCATCAGCGAACAGAACTTTGAG CCTGTAAGAAGGCAGTCCCTCACAGCCCCAGCCCCCAACACAATTTCTTGGGAAGAGTACATCACTGCAGAGCACGGAAA GCCACCTCATCTTGGGAGAGAGCTTGTGTGCAAGGAAAGCAAGAAGAACTTCAAAGCTACTGTAGCCATGAGCCAGGATTTCCCTCTAGGCATCGAGTC ATTACTAAATGTGTTGGAGGTCATAGCCCCGTTCAAGCACTTCAACAAGCTCAGAGAATTTGTCCAGATGAAACTTCCTCCTGGGTTTCCAGTCAAACTTG ACATCCCGGTCTTCCCCACCATCACAGCAACTGTCACCTTCCAGGAATTCCGCTACGATGAATTCGAAGAGTCCATTTTCTCCATCCCTGCTGAATACAAAGAAGATCCCAGTCGCTTCCCAGACCTCTGA
- the LOC139932662 gene encoding uncharacterized protein LOC139932662 isoform X2, with protein MNYSTKVVQVTNVSPSTTSEQMRMLFGFLGTIEELKLFPPDDSPMPVTSRVCFVKFQEPESVGVSQHLTNTVFVDRALIVVPFAEGSIPDEAKALSLLAPANAVAGILPGGGLLPTPNPMPNPPMGGNPFGGPNMDAMAAFGFPGPNMNPQAADQLLKFMTDPKLNPMAAGMNLNPGLKADSSNKEIEEAMKRVREAQSLISAAIEPGNKESKKKHSRSRSRSRRRRSRSRSRHRRSRSRSRRRSASRSRRRSKSPRRRRSHSRDRTRRSRSKSRERKKDDSGRRRSKTPPKSYSTARRSRSMSRRRRRSRTGSRSPKKSPKRRSSRSPSPRRHKKEKKRDKERERDRRGDKDRSREERERSTSKKKRSKDKERERERKSDGEKGDVKITRDYDEEEQGYDSEKEREDRKDSDDSALSPRSVEGNGTVRPMKQAKVNGADDHHEEDMDVSD; from the exons ATGAATTACTCCACAAAGGTAGTGCAAGTGACGAATGTGTCTCCAAGCACAACATCCGAGCAGATGAGAATGCTCTTCGGTTTTCTTGGGACCATCGAAGAGCTGAAGTTGTTTCCACCAGA TGACTCTCCTATGCCAGTGACATCGCGGGTGTGCTTTGTGAAGTTCCAGGAGCCAGAGTCTGTCGGAGTATCTCAACACTTGACCAACACCGTCTTTGTGGACAGAGCGCTGATTGTGGTCCCGTTTGCTGAAG GCTCTATTCCAGATGAGGCTAAGGCTTTGTCACTGCTGGCGCCAGCAAATGCTGTTGCAGGAATTCTGCCAGGAGGAGGACTTCTTCCAACACCCAATCCGATGCCCAATCCACCA ATGGGAGGGAACCCTTTTGGTGGTCCCAACATGGATGCAATGGCTGCGTTTGGATTCCCAGGACCCAATATGAATCCCCAG GCTGCTGATCAGCTGTTGAAGTTCATGACAGATCCAAA ACTGAATCCCATGGCTGCAGGCATGAATTTGAATCCAGGCCTGAAGGCTGACTCGTCTAACAAAGAGATCGAAGAGGCCATGAAGAGAGTCAGAGAGGCCCAGTCGCTCATCTCTGCTGCCATTGAGCCTGGAA ATAAAGAGAGCAAAAAGAAGCACTCCCGATCCCGGTCCAGGTCCAGAAGGAGGAGGTCCAGATCACGTTCAAGACACAG GCGATCCAGGAGCAGATCGAGGCGACGATCGGCCTCCAGAAGCAGGAGGCGCTCCAAAAGCCCACGCAGGAGAAGGTCCCATTCCAGAGACCGAACCAGACGATCTCGAAGCAAATCCAG agaaagaaagaaagatgattCGGGGCGACGAAGATCCAAAACGCCACCGAAAAGCTACAGCACAGCCAGGAGGTCTCGCAGCATGAGCCG GAGACGCAGGAGAAGTCGGACTGGCAGCCGATCTCCTAAAAAGTCCCCTAAGAGGAGAAGCTCCAGGTCTCCATCTCCTCGAAG AcacaagaaggagaagaagagggacaaggaaagggagagggaccGCAGGGGTGACAAAGACCGCAGTCGCGAGGAACGGGAGCGCTCCACCAGCAAGAAGAAGAGaagtaaagacaaagaaagagagagggagaggaaatctgatggagagaaaggagatgtAAAG ATCACCAGGGATTATGATGAAGAAGAGCAAGGCTATGAcagcgagaaagagagggaggacaggaaggattCTGACGACTCCGCCTTGTCCCCCCGTTCGGTAGAAGGTAACGGCACGGTGCGACCAATGAAACAGGCCAAGGTTAACGGTGCTGATGATCACCATGAAGAGGACATGGACGTCAGCGACTGA
- the LOC139932662 gene encoding uncharacterized protein LOC139932662 isoform X1 has product MPNPPMGGNPFGGPNMDAMAAFGFPGPNMNPQAADQLLKFMTDPKLNPMAAGMNLNPGLKADSSNKEIEEAMKRVREAQSLISAAIEPGNKESKKKHSRSRSRSRRRRSRSRSRHRRSRSRSRRRSASRSRRRSKSPRRRRSHSRDRTRRSRSKSRERKKDDSGRRRSKTPPKSYSTARRSRSMSRRRRRSRTGSRSPKKSPKRRSSRSPSPRRHKKEKKRDKERERDRRGDKDRSREERERSTSKKKRSKDKERERERKSDGEKGDVKITRDYDEEEQGYDSEKEREDRKDSDDSALSPRSVEGNGTVRPMKQAKVNGADDHHEEDMDVSD; this is encoded by the exons ATGCCCAATCCACCA ATGGGAGGGAACCCTTTTGGTGGTCCCAACATGGATGCAATGGCTGCGTTTGGATTCCCAGGACCCAATATGAATCCCCAG GCTGCTGATCAGCTGTTGAAGTTCATGACAGATCCAAA ACTGAATCCCATGGCTGCAGGCATGAATTTGAATCCAGGCCTGAAGGCTGACTCGTCTAACAAAGAGATCGAAGAGGCCATGAAGAGAGTCAGAGAGGCCCAGTCGCTCATCTCTGCTGCCATTGAGCCTGGAA ATAAAGAGAGCAAAAAGAAGCACTCCCGATCCCGGTCCAGGTCCAGAAGGAGGAGGTCCAGATCACGTTCAAGACACAG GCGATCCAGGAGCAGATCGAGGCGACGATCGGCCTCCAGAAGCAGGAGGCGCTCCAAAAGCCCACGCAGGAGAAGGTCCCATTCCAGAGACCGAACCAGACGATCTCGAAGCAAATCCAG agaaagaaagaaagatgattCGGGGCGACGAAGATCCAAAACGCCACCGAAAAGCTACAGCACAGCCAGGAGGTCTCGCAGCATGAGCCG GAGACGCAGGAGAAGTCGGACTGGCAGCCGATCTCCTAAAAAGTCCCCTAAGAGGAGAAGCTCCAGGTCTCCATCTCCTCGAAG AcacaagaaggagaagaagagggacaaggaaagggagagggaccGCAGGGGTGACAAAGACCGCAGTCGCGAGGAACGGGAGCGCTCCACCAGCAAGAAGAAGAGaagtaaagacaaagaaagagagagggagaggaaatctgatggagagaaaggagatgtAAAG ATCACCAGGGATTATGATGAAGAAGAGCAAGGCTATGAcagcgagaaagagagggaggacaggaaggattCTGACGACTCCGCCTTGTCCCCCCGTTCGGTAGAAGGTAACGGCACGGTGCGACCAATGAAACAGGCCAAGGTTAACGGTGCTGATGATCACCATGAAGAGGACATGGACGTCAGCGACTGA